In one window of Paracoccus saliphilus DNA:
- a CDS encoding adenosine kinase, translated as MTTPYVIGIGNAVMDVISPTDDDRLQALGIEKGIMQLIERERSEYLMAAQADDHGPGQAEARLVPGGSVANTLAGIGAMGLRTAFIGRVADDSLGRTYADKTEAAGTRFVNPPVKGDVLPTSRSIILVTPDGERSMNTYLGISTELGPEHVAPEVFEGAGWLFLEGYLFDKPKGKEAFLKAAKCCHEAGGLAGIALSDPFCVDRHREDFRRLVAGPMDYVIGNVHEWTSLYQTEDLEVALAQAVADCGTVICTRSGEDAILIRDGERVLAPVHKVVPVDATGAGDQFAAGLIHGLATGAPLEIAGRMGCIAAAEVIGHVGPRPERDILADFRAEGLI; from the coding sequence ATGACCACCCCCTACGTGATCGGCATCGGCAATGCGGTGATGGATGTTATCTCTCCCACGGACGATGATCGGCTCCAAGCCCTGGGTATAGAGAAGGGCATCATGCAACTGATCGAGCGTGAGCGGTCGGAATACCTGATGGCCGCGCAGGCCGACGATCACGGGCCGGGGCAGGCCGAGGCGCGGCTGGTGCCGGGCGGATCGGTGGCCAATACACTGGCCGGGATCGGGGCGATGGGGCTGCGCACAGCCTTTATCGGGCGGGTCGCCGATGACAGCCTGGGCCGGACCTATGCCGACAAGACCGAGGCGGCGGGGACGCGTTTCGTCAACCCGCCGGTCAAGGGCGATGTCCTGCCCACTTCGCGCAGCATCATCCTTGTGACGCCGGATGGCGAACGGTCGATGAATACCTATCTGGGCATCTCGACCGAACTGGGTCCGGAACATGTCGCGCCCGAAGTGTTCGAGGGCGCTGGCTGGTTGTTCCTCGAAGGTTATCTCTTCGACAAACCCAAGGGGAAAGAGGCTTTTCTGAAGGCCGCGAAATGCTGTCATGAAGCCGGCGGGCTAGCGGGCATTGCCCTGTCCGATCCGTTCTGCGTGGATCGCCACCGCGAGGATTTCCGGCGGCTCGTGGCGGGGCCGATGGATTACGTGATCGGCAATGTCCATGAATGGACCTCGCTCTATCAGACCGAGGATCTCGAGGTCGCTTTGGCGCAGGCCGTGGCGGATTGCGGCACGGTGATCTGCACCCGTTCGGGCGAGGACGCGATCCTGATTCGCGATGGTGAACGGGTTCTGGCACCGGTGCATAAGGTGGTGCCGGTGGATGCCACGGGGGCAGGGGACCAGTTCGCCGCCGGGTTGATCCACGGCTTGGCCACGGGCGCACCGCTGGAAATTGCCGGACGAATGGGTTGCATCGCCGCGGCCGAAGTGATCGGCCATGTCGGGCCGCGGCCCGAGCGGGATATCCTGGCGGATTTCCGGGCCGAAGGCTTGATCTGA
- a CDS encoding GNAT family N-acetyltransferase: MVKVWHLDPGCAAEWREIRLASLRDAPEAFDATFSEWRDRPLADFAARLETVPTFAAGDEIGCALAVASWQAGLEPHDAERGWLLSVFARPEARGCGYAEAAIRAVLQDAAMAGMRSVGLHVLASNWAAQALYRRMGFRETGRTSVTNSRGEPEVEMILPLQK; this comes from the coding sequence ATGGTGAAGGTCTGGCACCTCGATCCTGGGTGCGCTGCCGAGTGGCGCGAGATCCGGCTGGCCTCGTTGCGCGACGCACCCGAGGCCTTCGATGCGACATTTTCGGAATGGCGGGACCGGCCGCTGGCAGATTTCGCGGCGCGGCTTGAAACGGTTCCGACATTCGCGGCGGGGGACGAGATCGGCTGCGCTTTGGCAGTCGCGTCATGGCAGGCAGGACTGGAACCGCACGATGCGGAACGCGGCTGGCTGCTATCGGTCTTTGCCCGGCCCGAGGCGCGCGGGTGCGGCTATGCCGAGGCGGCGATCCGGGCGGTTCTGCAGGATGCGGCAATGGCGGGAATGCGCTCGGTCGGGCTGCATGTGCTGGCGTCGAATTGGGCGGCGCAGGCGCTGTATCGGCGCATGGGATTTCGCGAAACCGGACGTACGAGCGTAACCAATAGCCGGGGCGAGCCTGAAGTCGAGATGATCTTGCCGCTTCAGAAATAA
- the nth gene encoding endonuclease III, with protein MVQSRRLPSALPFVDQIAIFSRLAEANPHPETELEFTNPYTLVVAVALSAQATDVGVNKATKGLFAVADTPAKMLELGLEGVTEHIRTIGLYRQKAKNVIALSQILVDEYGGEVPDSRAALMSLPGVGRKTANVVLNCAFGHPSQAVDTHIFRVGNRTRVAPGRDVNAVERAIEDNVPVRFQNHAHHWLILHGRYICQARRPRCGICTIADLCPYEEKTE; from the coding sequence ATGGTTCAATCTCGCCGTTTGCCCTCTGCGCTGCCCTTTGTCGATCAGATCGCGATATTCTCGCGATTGGCCGAGGCGAATCCGCATCCCGAGACCGAACTGGAATTCACCAATCCCTATACGCTGGTCGTGGCAGTGGCCCTGTCGGCGCAGGCGACCGATGTGGGGGTGAACAAGGCGACGAAGGGGCTGTTTGCCGTGGCCGATACGCCGGCCAAGATGCTGGAACTGGGACTCGAAGGCGTGACCGAACATATCAGGACGATCGGGCTTTACCGACAAAAAGCCAAGAATGTCATCGCCTTGTCGCAGATACTGGTGGATGAGTATGGCGGCGAGGTTCCCGATAGCCGTGCTGCCCTGATGAGCCTGCCCGGAGTGGGGCGCAAGACCGCGAATGTGGTGCTCAACTGCGCCTTTGGCCATCCATCGCAGGCGGTGGATACGCATATTTTTCGCGTCGGCAATCGCACGCGCGTGGCTCCGGGACGTGATGTCAACGCGGTAGAGCGTGCGATCGAGGATAATGTGCCGGTGCGGTTCCAGAACCATGCCCATCACTGGCTGATCCTGCATGGCCGCTATATCTGCCAGGCACGCCGCCCGCGCTGCGGGATCTGCACCATCGCCGACCTGTGCCCCTATGAGGAGAAGACCGAATGA
- a CDS encoding DUF2948 family protein — MVEDARFADADPRPMTLKAEDEADLRIFSALVQDAILPASEISFDPKARRLALLLNRFRWEDAEQARAEGRGFERVRALLIVNDVLDLHSDGIDRDGDTVLELLALSWAPGEDGTGRLSLEFAGDGTLAAEVECINLDLRDVTQPYLAPSGKVPSHPE; from the coding sequence ATGGTCGAAGACGCCCGTTTTGCCGATGCCGATCCGCGTCCGATGACGCTGAAGGCCGAGGATGAGGCCGATCTGCGGATATTCTCGGCGCTGGTGCAGGACGCGATCCTGCCTGCCTCGGAAATCAGCTTCGATCCGAAGGCGCGGCGTCTGGCCCTGCTGTTGAACCGCTTCCGTTGGGAGGATGCCGAGCAGGCGCGGGCCGAAGGGCGCGGATTCGAGCGGGTCCGGGCGCTTCTGATTGTGAATGACGTGCTGGATCTGCACAGCGACGGAATAGATCGCGATGGCGATACGGTGCTGGAACTGCTGGCGCTGAGCTGGGCACCCGGCGAAGATGGCACCGGGCGATTGTCGCTGGAATTCGCCGGGGATGGCACGCTGGCGGCCGAGGTCGAATGCATCAACCTTGATCTGCGGGACGTGACGCAGCCTTATCTCGCTCCATCGGGTAAGGTGCCGTCGCATCCCGAGTGA